One Carettochelys insculpta isolate YL-2023 chromosome 15, ASM3395843v1, whole genome shotgun sequence DNA window includes the following coding sequences:
- the PURA gene encoding transcriptional activator protein Pur-alpha, with amino-acid sequence MADRDSGSEQGGGGGAPGAGGPGSGGGGGPGGGLQHETQELASKRVDIQNKRFYLDVKQNAKGRFLKIAEVGAGGNKSRLTLSMSVAVEFRDYLGDFIEHYAQLGPSQPPELAQAADEPRRALKSEFLVRENRKYYMDLKENQRGRFLRIRQTVNRGPGLGSTQGQTIALPAQGLIEFRDALAKLIDDYGVEEEPAELPEGTSLTVDNKRFFFDVGSNKYGVFMRVSEVKPTYRNSITVPYKVWAKFGHTFCKYSDEMKKIQEKQRDKRAAAAAAASGPEPQAETESSSAAAPGALLQADEPEED; translated from the coding sequence ATGGCGGACAGAGACAGTGGCAGCGAGCAGGGCGGCGGCGGGGGCGCGCCGGGCGCCGGGGGGCCGGGctccggcggcggcggggggccggggggcggccTGCAGCACGAGACCCAGGAGCTGGCCTCCAAGCGGGTGGACATCCAGAACAAGCGCTTCTACCTGGACGTGAAGCAGAACGCCAAGGGCCGCTTCCTCAAGATCGCCGAGGTGGGCGCGGGCGGCAACAAGAGCCGCCTCACGCTCTCCATGTCGGTGGCCGTGGAGTTCCGCGACTACCTGGGCGACTTCATCGAGCACTACGCGCAGCTgggccccagccagccgcccGAGCTGGCGCAGGCCGCCGACGAGCCGCGCCGGGCGCTGAAGAGCGAGTTCCTGGTGCGGGAGAACCGCAAGTACTACATGGATCTGAAGGAGAACCAGCGCGGCCGCTTCCTCCGCATCCGCCAGACCGTCAACCGGGGGCCCGGCCTGGGCTCCACGCAGGGCCAGACCATCGCGCTGCCGGCCCAGGGGCTCATCGAGTTCCGCGACGCCCTGGCCAAGCTCATCGACGACTACGGCGTGGAGGAGGAGCCGGCCGAGCTGCCCGAGGGCACCTCCTTGACTGTGGACAACAAGCGCTTCTTCTTTGACGTGGGCTCCAACAAGTACGGCGTGTTCATGCGGGTGAGCGAGGTGAAGCCCACCTACCGCAACTCCATCACCGTCCCCTACAAGGTGTGGGCCAAGTTCGGCCACACCTTCTGCAAGTACTCGGACGAGATGAAGAAGATCCAGGAGAAGCAGCGGGACAAgcgggccgccgccgccgccgccgcctccggGCCCGAGCCGCAGGCGGAGACGGAGAGCAGCAGCGCCGCCGCCCCcggagccctgctgcaggccGACGAGCCGGAGGAGGATTGA